In Asterias amurensis chromosome 4, ASM3211899v1, one genomic interval encodes:
- the LOC139936529 gene encoding fucose-1-phosphate guanylyltransferase-like, with translation METKTGDPTQRIQIATAKRIQKYQQLQGKEVGEFPFWDIVAIGAGDRTQKLALELQLQEKLALEQLPLGVDYCVIADPGAEKIGDGGSLLAILQCLKETYRDKLTTKKVLVMPTGGYSQRLPSASLLGKLFLDVPVGDPSLQMFDIKLALTIDYPAKMTAGIFLVAADAFELYDDEDSPEWSFSSPGVTALGHPSPLSIGTGHGVFLLPTRQGPSPSVEVVSALKFLHKQSEEMLRKEGALLPKEFCNGIGTDTDMVLTDSCYYMDFTTALKLRDLYYDESPLRCEIDGYGDILQPLGSQASTDYISNTANKTKVTANLTSMRHKIYDILQGTPLNVAVMQHSHFYHIGTTNEYLDHICNKTSLAKELGFLRYTPSDPEAHQSEPAKSPTGQEKVEWACVMNSVCPEGSQIHDRCVVEYSVFKSPVKVESNSIVSNCCIGAAPDGNLVKIPGSTFLYTACISNGTAKKEFVTVAFGIQDNMKKVVQANSIAELSIFGRSFEAICGTSLEQVEGLLFPQKTPRDLWHAKLFEPSSTMEDAFASTMDLVDKMTDASLWEPTASDWESRLSMADLIQSKDIFGLLDYKRKVLKDSKT, from the exons ATGGAGACGAAGACAGGAGATCCTACTCAGCGTATCCAGATAGCTACTGCTAAGAGGATACAGAAGTATCAACAACTTCAAG GTAAAGAAGTTGGAGAGTTCCCTTTCTGGGACATTGTTGCAATTGGTGCAGGGGATAGAACCCAGAAGCTGGCACTTGAGCTACAACTACAAGAGAAATTAGCACTAGAACAACTGCCTCTTGGCGTAGATTACTGTGTGATTGCTGATCCGGGTGCAGAAAAAATAG GTGATGGAGGATCCCTACTGGCAATTCTCCAATGTCTTAAAGAAACATATCGAGACAAGTTGACAACGAAGAAGGTCTTAGTCATGCCGACAGGTGGATACAGCCAACGTCTTCCAAGTGCCAGCCTCCTGGGGAAGCTTTTCCTTGATGTACCTGTTGGTGATCCATCCTTACAGATGTTTGACATTAAATTAGCTCTGACCATCGACTACCCAGCGAAGATGACTGCAGGAATCTTCCTGGTGGCTGCAGACGCTTTTGAACTTTATGACGATGAAGATTCTCCAGAATGGTCATTCAGCTCACCTGGAGTAACAGCTCTTGGGCACCCGTCACCACTAAGCATCGGCACAGGACATGGTGTATTCCTCCTCCCAACCAGGCAAGGCCCAAGCCCTTCAGTCGAGGTTGTATCAGCGCTGAAGTTCCTGCACAAGCAGTCTGAGGAGATGTTACGCAAGGAAGGGGCACTCTTGCCGAAAGAGTTCTGCAATGGCATCGGCACAGACACTGACATGGTCCTCACAGACAGTTGCTATTACATGGACTTCACAACGGCCTTAAAATTGCGAGATCTGTACTATGATGAATCTCCCTTGCGCTGTGAGATTGATGGTTACGGAGATATTTTGCAGCCCCTTGGTTCTCAAGCTTCCACGGATTACATTAGTAATACTGCAAACAAGACTAAAGTCACCGCAAATCTCACAAGCATGCGGCACAAGATATATGACATCCTCCAGGGTACACCTCTCAATGTTGCCGTCATGCAGCACTCGCACTTCTACCACATTGGGACCACCAATGAATACCTGGACCACATCTGCAACAAGACATCTCTAGCTAAAGAACTTGGTTTCCTACGCTACACACCAAGTGATCCAGAGGCTCACCAAAGTGAGCCTGCGAAATCTCCTACCGGCCAGGAGAAGGTTGAATGGGCATGCGTCATGAACTCCGTCTGCCCAGAAGGCTCTCAGATCCATGACAGGTGTGTGGTAGAGTACTCTGTTTTCAAATCACCAGTGAAGGTTGAGAGTAACAGCATTGTCAGCAACTGCTGCATTGGAGCTGCACCTGATGGCAACCTCGTCAAGATTCCCGGAAGCACCTTCCTATACACCGCTTGCATCTCAAATGGTACAGCCAAGAAAGAGTTTGTCACTGTTGCTTTCGGCATCCAAGACAACATGAAGAAAGTTGTGCAAGCCAACAGCATAGCAGAGTTGTCTATATTCGGAAGGTCCTTTGAGGCAATTTGTGGGACTAGTCTAGAGCAAGTTGAAGGTCTTCTGTTTCCACAGAAGACGCCTCGGGATCTGTGGCATGCCAAGTTGTTTGAGCCATCTTCAACAATGGAAGATGCCTTTGCCTCTACCATGGACCTGGTAGACAAAATGACTGATGCATCACTGTGGGAACCAACAGCGAGTGACTGGGAGAGTCGACTTTCAATGGCAGACCTTATTCAGAGCAAGGATATCTTTGGCTTGCTAGACTACAAGCGTAAGGTGTTAAAGGATAGTAAAACCTAA